Proteins encoded together in one Streptomyces umbrinus window:
- a CDS encoding MerR family transcriptional regulator, whose protein sequence is MDGGTLYSIGELARCTGLTVKTIRFYSDRGIVPPMGPHTGRLPPLRS, encoded by the coding sequence ATGGACGGCGGCACGCTCTACTCGATCGGTGAACTGGCCCGGTGCACCGGGCTGACCGTAAAGACGATCCGGTTCTACTCCGATCGCGGCATCGTGCCGCCGATGGGGCCGCACACCGGCCGGTTACCGCCGCTGCGGTCCTGA
- a CDS encoding Uma2 family endonuclease → MTAEMVAPAWMHEQITAEEYESWSEEQCAGIEIVDGMVVVSPSASKRHNRLARILANSLDAAAGPDWNADTDFDVRLQDVPLTNRRPDVIVYRADTIDVMPTRPEHVLLVAEVVSPGSETTDRIVKVDQYAKAGIGFYWRIEQAATGTPLVYTYLLDPATKTYRDGDVFTGVVKVAAPFAVEIDLSQV, encoded by the coding sequence ATGACGGCCGAGATGGTGGCCCCCGCGTGGATGCATGAGCAGATCACGGCGGAGGAATACGAGTCGTGGTCCGAGGAGCAGTGCGCCGGTATCGAGATCGTGGACGGAATGGTCGTCGTGAGCCCCAGCGCATCCAAGCGGCACAACCGGCTGGCCCGGATCCTGGCGAACTCCCTGGACGCCGCCGCGGGCCCCGACTGGAACGCCGACACGGACTTCGACGTCCGACTGCAGGACGTACCCCTCACCAACCGGCGCCCCGATGTGATCGTCTACCGCGCTGACACGATCGACGTCATGCCCACCCGGCCCGAGCACGTACTGCTGGTGGCCGAGGTGGTGTCGCCTGGCTCGGAGACCACCGACCGGATCGTGAAGGTCGACCAGTACGCCAAGGCGGGCATCGGCTTCTACTGGCGGATCGAGCAGGCCGCGACGGGTACACCGCTGGTGTATACGTACCTGCTCGACCCCGCGACGAAGACCTACCGGGACGGCGACGTGTTCACTGGGGTCGTGAAGGTCGCCGCCCCCTTCGCCGTGGAGATCGACCTGAGCCAGGTCTGA